Genomic DNA from Planktomarina temperata RCA23:
CAGTTCAGCCACCTCGCGGCTGAACATACGTTCGACATCACCAAAACTCGCTTTGGTGTCTTCAATCGTGTCATGCAGCAGCGCGGTGATGATCGTCGCATCGTCAAGATGCTGATCGGCCAAAATGCGGGCGACTGCTACGGGATGGGTGTAATAGGGCTCGCCAGATCTGCGAAACTGTCCCTCATGCATCTCTTGGCAAAAACCATAGGCTTTCGCAATCTGCTCGGCGTTGGTGGACGGATTATAGGCGCGGATCAGACCGATCAGGTCATCGGCTGTGATCATGCCTATGTTTCCTTAAGGTTGGCCTTGAGCTTCCATCAAAGCACGCAGCAATTTTTCGTCGTTCAAATCATCTTCAGCCGGCTTGTCAGGCTCGCCGCCCATCAACAGGGCCATGGAATCTTCTTCCGGCTCGTCGACTTCGATTTGAGTTTGATTGCTTTCAATCAACCGCTCAAGCAGATCATCGACCATTTGAGTTTCATCGGCAATTTCACGCAGGGAAACGACAGGGTTTTTGTCGTTGTCGCGATCTACAGTCACCGGAGACCCACTGGCAATCTCGCGCGCCCGATGAGCCGCCAGCATGACCAGATCAAAACGATTTGGAACCTTGTCTACACAATCTTCAACTGTGACACGCGCCATGTCTGATCTCCTGCACCTGTGATGAAGTTCGCTATTTAGGAGCGAATGCCAAGAAACGCAAGGGTGAATCGCGCATTCACGCCTCGGGCGCGCACCTATGGCAATGGCTTGAGGGCCGCACGGTCTTCGGATGGCAAACGCTCAAACATCTGGCGCACCGTCAGACCCGATACCGGGTGACGCCAATTGGGTGCGACATCCATCAGCGGCCCTAAAACAAAGGCTCTATCCTGCATTCTTGGATGCGGTAGGATCAACTCTTGCGGGGTTTGAGACATTTGTTCAGACAGCGGTTTGTCGCGCCAGGCCTCATAAACCTCAATCGTTGGTGCAACTTCATCCCCAAAGGCCAGTAAATCCAGATCCAAAACCCGGCCGCCCCATCGCTGGCTGCGCAGTCGGCCAAAATTGGCCTCGATGCGATGCAGAATCGCCAAAAGCTCGTGTGATTCGCCCTGAAATTGAAATGAAACCGCCGCATTGACGTAATCGGGCCCATATCCAACGGGAAAACACGGGGTAACGAAATATTTACTTTTTCGCAGGAGGCTATTGGTCATTGACCGAAGTGACGCTATTGCATAGCCTAAAGTCACATGCGGCGGGCCAATTTCAGACTCTAAATTGCCGCCCATTGCGACCAGTATTGTTTTTTGCTGGGTTGTCATTTTATTTTGCATGGGTGACATTTACATAAACTATTTTAATAACTATCTTAAAGAAGCCTAGGCTGCAACTTACTCATCTCGCGGCACTCGGTACTTAAAAAGGATATATTTGGTATGTTTTACCGCGACGAGCGCTTAGCGCTTTTTATTGATGGCGCAAATCTATATGCAGCCGCGAAAGCCTTGGGCTTTGACATCGACTACAAATTGCTTCGCCAAGAATTCACGAGCCGTGGAAAAATGCTGCGGGCGTTCTACTACACCGCGCTTTTGGAGAACGATGAATATTCACCAATCAGACCTTTGGTTGATTGGCTGAATTACAACGGCTTCACCATGGTCACCAAAGCGGCAAAAGAATTTACCGACAGCCAAGGCCGCCGGAAGATCAAGGGCAACATGGACATCGAGTTGACCGTAAACGCGATGGAACTGGCCCCGCATGTTGATCATATCGTGCTCTTCTCCGGTGACGGTGACTTCCGGCCAATGGTCGAAAGTGTACAGCGCCAGGGCGTGCGCGTGTCCGTGGTCTCCACAATTCGCAGCCAACCGCCGATGATTGCCGATGAACTGCGTCGCCAGTGCGACAATTTCATCGAATTGGATGCGTTGCGTGACGTGATCGGTCGCCCAGCACGCGAAACCGATGACTTTGTGGCCCCGGCGGAAGCTGATTAATTCGCCCCAAGCTCTGGACGATCTTGCTCGGCACATTTAGCGTGCCGAGCAAAGGACCGTTGCCATGACAAAACCTGAGCTCAAACTTTATCTCGCCGCGCCAAGAGGTTTTTGCGCGGGGGTGGATCGTGCGATAAAAATCGTAGAGATGGCTTTGCAAAAATGGGGTGCACCCGTGTTTGTGCGCCATGAGATCGTGCACAATAAATTTGTCGTCGACGGCCTGCGCGCCCAGGGTGCTATATTTGTGCAAGAGCTGGACGAATGTCCGGATGATCGCCCGGTGATTTTTTCCGCGCATGGGGTGCCGAAGTCCGTTCCAAGCGCCGCGCAGGCGCGCAATATGATCTATGTCGATGCCACCTGCCCTTTGGTCAGTAAAGTTCATATCGAAGCCGAACGCCACAGTGAGAACGGCCTTCAAATGATCATGATTGGCCATGCCGGCCATCCCGAAACCATCGGCACCATGGGACAATTGCCCGATGGCGAGGTGCTTTTGGTCGAGAGCGAAGCCGATGTTGAAGCCGTCGCCGTGCGTGACCCAGATCGGCTGGCCTATATCACCCAAACCACCCTATCGGTCGATGATACAGCCGGGGTTGTCGCGGCCCTGCAACGCCGCTTCCCAAATATCGCCGGGCCACATAAAGAAGATATCTGCTACGCCACCACCAATCGCCAAGAAGCGGTCAAAGCCATTGCCCCGCTCTGCGATGCGCTTTTGGTGGTTGGGGCGCCCAATTCTTCCAATTCCAAGCGTCTGGTTGAAGTCGCCGCGCGCGCCGGATGCAGCTATGCGCAATTGGTGCAGCGCGCCAAAGATATTGACTGGCGCGCATTGGATGGGATCAAGACCATCGGCATCACCGCCGGCGCTTCGGCGCCAGATGTCTTAATCCAAGAGGTGATTGACGCCTTTTCGGAGCATTATGCGGTCACAATCGAAACGGTAGAGACGGCAAAAGAAAACGTCAGTTTCAAAGTGCCGCGCATCCTGCGGGAGGTCGGAGCGCCCGCCCATGACTGATGCGCAAACTCTCGCCGTCTATGACGCCAAAATTGAAGATTACCTGCGCTTGACCCAAGCGCCGCCCAGCAAATCACTCTTGGCCTTCATCAAGGCCATCCCTGAGGGTGGGCGCGTTTTGGATTTGGGCTGTGGTCCCGGTCTGGCCGCTGCAGAAATGGCGCGCCAGGGCTGCAAAGTGGAGGCCATTGACGGCAGCGCAGAGATGGTGGCCGCCGCCAGAAAACACCCCGGCGTCACAGCCCAGCAAGCCACATTTGACGAATTGCCATCACAGGCCACATACCATGGGATTTATGCCAATTTTTCACTGCTGCACGCCCAGCGCGCAGATTTCAATCGCCATATTCAAGCCTGCCACGCAGCGCTGCATCCTGGTGGGATCTTGCACCTCGCCATGAAGCTTGGCACGGGCGAGAAACGCGATGATCTCGGGCGCTTTTATACCTATTACACCGCCGAAGAGCTGAAAGATATTTTGACGCAAGCCGGCTTCACTCTCACCTTCGAGCGCGAGGGACAGGAAAAAGGGCTGGCCGGAGATGTGGAACCCTTCATCATGATAGCCGCCCATGCATGATCTAATCGCCTATACCGACGGGGCCTGCAGTGGCAATCCCGGCCCGGGCGGCTGGGGTGTGGTGATGCAGGCCAAAACGGGCGACACGGTGACCAAGCAGCGCGAACTCAAAGGCGGGGCGAAAGAGACAACCAACAATCGTATGGAGCTCATGGCGGCGATCTCCGCCCTTGAAGCCCTGTCCCGACGCTCGGCAATCACAATCGTCACCGACAGCGTTTACGTCAAAGATGGCGTGACCAAATGGATTTTCGGCTGGAAGAAAAACGGCTGGAAAACCGCCGCAAAAAAGCCGGTCAAGAATGAAGACCTGTGGAAACAATTGGATGCCGCCCAAGCTCGGCATCAGGTGACTTGGGAATGGGTCAAGGGCCATGCGGGGCATCCTCAAAACGAATTGGCTGATGAATTGGCCCGTGCCGGCATGGCACCATTCAAGGACTAAGCCCGCAGGGCGGAAAGCACGACATGGATAAGAAACGAAAACTCACTTCCGTTTTTGAAATCTCTGGATCAGTTTTGGCGATGGTCTACGCGTTGCTCATCGCCTCGAATACAGGCAATGAGATTTTGGGGTTCTCTCTGCTGTTCATCTCAGCCAGCCTTTTTGCCGCCTGGGCTGTGATTGACCGCCGTTGGACCTTTTTGCTGCTTCAGGCCTTCTACGCCGGATCCGCCATCATCGGCCTGATCCGCTGGGCTTAGATGAGCTCTTCGGGCAGCGCATGGCCTTGTAGAAACTCAGCGGCGGTTTGCGCGGTTTTGCCCGCCAGTTGCAGCCGCGTAATGGTCACTGATCCCTGACCGCAGGCCACTTCAAACCCGCC
This window encodes:
- the rpoZ gene encoding DNA-directed RNA polymerase subunit omega codes for the protein MARVTVEDCVDKVPNRFDLVMLAAHRAREIASGSPVTVDRDNDKNPVVSLREIADETQMVDDLLERLIESNQTQIEVDEPEEDSMALLMGGEPDKPAEDDLNDEKLLRALMEAQGQP
- the folK gene encoding 2-amino-4-hydroxy-6-hydroxymethyldihydropteridine diphosphokinase, with protein sequence MTTQQKTILVAMGGNLESEIGPPHVTLGYAIASLRSMTNSLLRKSKYFVTPCFPVGYGPDYVNAAVSFQFQGESHELLAILHRIEANFGRLRSQRWGGRVLDLDLLAFGDEVAPTIEVYEAWRDKPLSEQMSQTPQELILPHPRMQDRAFVLGPLMDVAPNWRHPVSGLTVRQMFERLPSEDRAALKPLP
- a CDS encoding NYN domain-containing protein; the encoded protein is MFYRDERLALFIDGANLYAAAKALGFDIDYKLLRQEFTSRGKMLRAFYYTALLENDEYSPIRPLVDWLNYNGFTMVTKAAKEFTDSQGRRKIKGNMDIELTVNAMELAPHVDHIVLFSGDGDFRPMVESVQRQGVRVSVVSTIRSQPPMIADELRRQCDNFIELDALRDVIGRPARETDDFVAPAEAD
- the ispH gene encoding 4-hydroxy-3-methylbut-2-enyl diphosphate reductase; its protein translation is MTKPELKLYLAAPRGFCAGVDRAIKIVEMALQKWGAPVFVRHEIVHNKFVVDGLRAQGAIFVQELDECPDDRPVIFSAHGVPKSVPSAAQARNMIYVDATCPLVSKVHIEAERHSENGLQMIMIGHAGHPETIGTMGQLPDGEVLLVESEADVEAVAVRDPDRLAYITQTTLSVDDTAGVVAALQRRFPNIAGPHKEDICYATTNRQEAVKAIAPLCDALLVVGAPNSSNSKRLVEVAARAGCSYAQLVQRAKDIDWRALDGIKTIGITAGASAPDVLIQEVIDAFSEHYAVTIETVETAKENVSFKVPRILREVGAPAHD
- a CDS encoding class I SAM-dependent methyltransferase → MTDAQTLAVYDAKIEDYLRLTQAPPSKSLLAFIKAIPEGGRVLDLGCGPGLAAAEMARQGCKVEAIDGSAEMVAAARKHPGVTAQQATFDELPSQATYHGIYANFSLLHAQRADFNRHIQACHAALHPGGILHLAMKLGTGEKRDDLGRFYTYYTAEELKDILTQAGFTLTFEREGQEKGLAGDVEPFIMIAAHA
- the rnhA gene encoding ribonuclease HI → MHDLIAYTDGACSGNPGPGGWGVVMQAKTGDTVTKQRELKGGAKETTNNRMELMAAISALEALSRRSAITIVTDSVYVKDGVTKWIFGWKKNGWKTAAKKPVKNEDLWKQLDAAQARHQVTWEWVKGHAGHPQNELADELARAGMAPFKD